The sequence GTGTTCATGATCTCGATCTATGTGCCCGCCATTATCCAGGGCGTTATCCAGGGTGTTTCGATCACCAATGGCGGCGAGACACTACGCCCAACCTTTGGTTCTGCGCAGTTTGGTGCCGGCGTTGCGGCCATGGGTGCAACCGCAATGGGCGCTGGCGGCCGCGCCGCAGCTGGAGCCTTTGAAAAGGGTGGCTTTACAGGTGCTGCCGCGGCCGGATCGGCAGCAATGGCATCGACCGCCATGCGGGGACTTGCCGCGACTGCCTCGGCGGTCAAGGACCAGGCCATAGGCGGGCCCGGTAGTTTCGGCACCACCACTATGGGCCTGGCCAATGCCAAACTCGCAGCCAGCGACGCCCGCGCAAAACCCTCTTCCTCCGGCCAAAAGGCCGGCAAGCCGTAAGGCGCGCCGGAGCATCGAGCAATTCCCATGCCCAAGCATATGTCCGCAGACAATCCTTACCTTGCCGCGCGACTTGAGTGGAACGAACGCTACGGCGGTTTTGTCCGGGCTGCCAACAGCTGGCGTCTGGTCGCCGTCATCTCGATGGTCATGGCCCTGATCGGGATCAGCTATGCGCTCTTTCAGAGCACTCAGGTCAAGCTGGTACCCTACATCGTCGAAGTCGATCGGTTAGGAACCCCAGCGTTGGCGGGTTTCCCCGAGCAAATCGAGTATGCAGACCCGCGGGTCGTGCGATCCATGCTTGGCGGCTTTGTCGCCGGGTTCAAGTCGATCACGCCCGATGCCGTCGTCCAAAAGCAATACATCGACCGCACCTATGCGTTGCTGCGGACGACCGACCCGTCGACGGAAAAGGTGAATGCCTGGTTTCGGGGCGCAAATCCATTTGAGCGGGCCCGGACCGTCACGGTCTCCATCGAAATCAACAACGTCGTAGCCCTGTCCAACCAGTCCTACCAGATCGACTGGACCGAGTTCGAGCGCGACCGACAGGGCAAGGAACTCGCGACCAGGCGCTTTCGGGGCATCGCGACCGTAACGCTCTCCCCACCACTGGATGAGGCCACCATTCGCCTCAACCCCATCGGCCTTTACATCCGCGACTTCGATTGGACGGCCCAGCTGTGATCTTACCCAAGTTTTTTGCCATGACACCAATCCGACAGCACCACGGCCGCACCCTCGTGTCGCTCGCCTGCTTGTTCCTCACGTCAAACGTGGCCCTGGGGCAGGACATGACTGCCAATGAGACCAAAGGCACGAGCCTATCCAGCCAGTGGCAACACGGCGAAGGGCTCGTCACGCACGGGCCAGACGGCAAGGTTGTGTTCCTCTATGGGGAAGTGCAGCCGTCCGTCGTTTGCTCGCCCCTTCAGGTTTGCGACATCGAGCTGCAACCAGGGGAGGTCGTCAGAGATGTACTGGTCGGCGACAGCGTCCGCTGGAAGGTCGAGCCGGCCACCTCCGGCGCAGCC is a genomic window of Novosphingobium resinovorum containing:
- the trbF gene encoding conjugal transfer protein TrbF, producing MPKHMSADNPYLAARLEWNERYGGFVRAANSWRLVAVISMVMALIGISYALFQSTQVKLVPYIVEVDRLGTPALAGFPEQIEYADPRVVRSMLGGFVAGFKSITPDAVVQKQYIDRTYALLRTTDPSTEKVNAWFRGANPFERARTVTVSIEINNVVALSNQSYQIDWTEFERDRQGKELATRRFRGIATVTLSPPLDEATIRLNPIGLYIRDFDWTAQL